One region of Bombus affinis isolate iyBomAffi1 chromosome 3, iyBomAffi1.2, whole genome shotgun sequence genomic DNA includes:
- the LOC126914022 gene encoding splicing factor 3A subunit 1 has protein sequence MPAQEVAVIQPPATENEENTAPSSQPIVGIIYPPPEVRNIVDKTASFVARNGPEFESRIRQNELGNPKFNFLNFGDPYHAYYQHKVKEFKEGKGQEPTIGTGPGKTVNLAAHQKQQEILKQVEQPFIPRDTPAEFEFIADPPSISALDLDIVKLTAQFVARNGRQFLTNLMNREQRNFQFDFLRPQHSLFQYFTKLLEQYTKVLIPPKDLLPRLRDEAFNMDKILEQVKYRAEWLKYQEAQRRKEEEELERERVAYAQIDWHDFVVVETVDYQQFEVGNFPAPTTPDEVGARVLMQERIEEGEDVEMQIDSEGEDEMQSRTEGEKDRAKDNNQVQDMEEDSSDEDDVSPPGDTHKSKEPKPRDSNNMQPPPLPPTPGNVVVKKGYDPKQHSIKTARPAAPDEYLISPITGERIPASKVQEHMRIGLLDPRWVEQRDKHLDKLAQETVFAPGTAIEASLKQLAERRTDIFGVGDEETAIGKKIGEEDKKKDDKVTWDGHTSSVEAATRAARANITLEEQIHQIHKVKGLLPDEEKEKIGPKPANRAAELSHMAAAASKPQATLKAPPKPPAPKPVPVPTQPPPPPTMSMPTMGIPQPMMPQAPMMMMAPMPPIRPPPLMTPAMSPFMPTPPPMQPPMASAIGLKHTAEPMEEEPQTKKLRTEDSLIPEQQFLARNKGPVQLNIAVPMMTEKAEWKLNGQTLNITLQLSDTVATMKALIHEQTGMPPGKQKLQYEGMFFKDSNTLAYYNLTSGNVINLLPKERGGRKK, from the exons ATGCCTGCACAGGAAGTTGCTGTTATCCAACCACCAGCGACCGAGAATGAAGAAAATACGGCACCTTCATCTCAACCGATCGTGGGTATTATTTACCCCCCACCGGAAGTTAGAA ATATTGTTGATAAAACCGCTAGTTTCGTGGCCAGAAATGGACCAGAATTTGAATCAAGAATCAGACAAAACGAATTGGGAAATCCAAAgtttaatttcttaaattttggTGATCCCTACCATGCGTATTATCAGCATAAAGTAAAGGAATTTAAGGAAGGAAAAGGTCAAGAACCTACTATAGGAACAGGGCCTGGAAAAACAGTTAATCTTGCTGCTCATCAAAAGCAGCAAGAAATTTTGAAACAAGTTGAACAACCATTTATTCCACGAGATACTCCTGCAGAATTTGAATTTATTGCTGATCCACCTTCTATTTCAGCTTTAGATCT GGATATTGTAAAATTAACAGCACAATTTGTAGCCCGTAATGGTCGTCAATTTCTGACTAATTTGATGAATAGAGAACAAAGAAACTTCCAGTTTGATTTTCTACGTCCACAACATTCTTTGTTTCAGTATTTTACAAAACTCTTGGAACAATATACTAAG GTATTAATTCCACCTAAAGACTTATTACCGCGACTACGTGATGAAGCCTTTAATATGGATAAAATTTTAGAGCAAGTTAAATATCGTGCTGAGTGGTTAAAGTATCAAGAAGCTCAAAGACgcaaagaagaggaagaattgGAACGTGAAAGGGTTGCATATGCACAAATTGATTGGCATGATTTTGTTGTAGTCGAAACTGTTGATTATCAGCAATTTGAAGTTGGTAATTTCCCAGCACCAACAACACCAGATGAAGTTGGTGCTCGAGTACTTATGCAG GAAAGAATAGAAGAAGGTGAAGATGTAGAAATGCAAATTGATAGTGAAGGAGAGGATGAAATGCAAAGTCGTACAGAAGGAGAAAAAGATCGCGCGAAAGACAACAATcaa GTACAAGATATGGAAGAGGATTCGAGTGATGAAGATGATGTATCACCTCCGGGTGATACTCATAAATCGAAAGAACCAAAACCACGCGATAGTAATAATATGCAACCTCCGCCTTTGCCACCAACTCCAGGAAACGTTGTAGTAAAGAAAGGATATGATCCTAAACAACATT CAATTAAAACTGCACGTCCTGCTGCTCCTGATGAATACTTGATATCTCCAATCACTGGAGAACGTATACCCGCAAGTAAAGTCCAAGAGCACATGCGAATTGGATTATTGGATCCGCGTTGGGTTGAACAAAGAGACAAGCATCTTGACAAGTTGGCTCAGGAGACAGTATTTGCACCTGGTACAGCGATTGAAGCTAGCTTGAAACAACTTGCTGAGAGACGTACCGATATTTTCGGTGTCGGTGACGAAGAAACTGCAATCGGTAAAAAGATtggagaagaagataaaaagaaagatgaCAAAGTCACGTGGGATGGACACACATCAAGTGTTGAAGCCGCGACGAGGGCTGCTAGAGCGAATATTACTTTGGAAGAACAAATTCATCAGATTCATAAAGTTAAAGGACTTCTTCCggacgaagagaaagaaaagattgGTCCGAAACCTGCTAATCGTGCAGCTGAACTGTCACATATGGCAGCAGCTGCTTCGAAACCTCAAGCTACATTAAAGGCACCACCTAAACCGCCGGCTCCGAAGCCGGTACCGGTACCAACGCAACCACCACCACCTCCTACTATGAGCATGCCTACTATGGGTATTCCTCAGCCAATGATGCCGCAAGCACCGATGATGATGATGGCTCCTATGCCTCCGATTCGACCACCACCGCTTATGA CGCCAGCAATGTCGCCATTTATGCCGACACCACCGCCGATGCAGCCACCAATGGCATCTGCT ATTGGATTAAAACATACTGCTGAACCTATGGAGGAGGAACCTCAAACTAAGAAACTTAGAACAGAAGATTCATTGATACCAGAACAACAATTCTTGGCTAGAAATAAG gGTCCTGTACAACTAAATATTGCTGTACCAATGATGACAGAAAAAGCAGAATGGAAGTTAAATGGTCAAACATTGAATATTACTTTACAATTAAGTGATACCGTGGCGACAATGAAAGCTCTTATTCACGAGCAAACTGGCATGCCACCTGGCAAGCAGAAGTTACAGTACGAG GGAATGTTCTTTAAAGATAGCAATACTCTTGCATATTACAACTTGACATCTGGTAATGTCATTAACCTTCTACCAAAGGAGAGAGGTGGcaggaaaaaataa
- the LOC126914030 gene encoding E3 ubiquitin-protein ligase RAD18-like, with amino-acid sequence MMWPQEYIELKHIENLLICGICYEFMDTSVMTSCSHNYCSLCIRKYLHYKTQCPACFAETFEKDLRKNKSLDEIIAHFSQIKDKLKRSLQIQIQFTKFNEADDVSNSPKSLLQNKSAYINGQENKVIYSKIINNIPTSQSNTSPSIHVQKDLSSPSTSGIPRIPLMFTPKSNKRPIITNTEETKIVICPVCKVTISELKINRHLDDCLKRESVKEKPQIIESKRKPLPKLVFSLMKDAVLKKKAKEFGLSLQGDRKALETRLQRYIVLYNAECDKLNPRPVTELVKQCEDEENLEKKVNKTSFLNKLQVTKNTEENAIEDERRKYLETHKNSFDSLINKIKNVQSSQKPSARRSLLMTSTERNEDVSPKRQMMSENLNDSMIHTEQTDLKLSNSDAYIPDSDSDTSCPLQMYSSIDPNKFLTVELSSDNNVSGNKSENDETNDDQKAPIFNYSSMKINEAEKSNSSDAFSDTSIHDKITESEMKNSSYKNTLKSNLKNSPNTSKYKKLLQRRKKSSLKNEVEQTESATTSMKCLDSDSISDQKEEGDERSKSILQDIACDLSSNDSIDSKFNHGKLRSINLGFLDSKVISPSNLEKENIISSPECSKNGSNRKRTRDLIQTDNNLMSNNMKKVKKSSLCSTIETKELSNEESSYALNDEKMEYALNKSRLRKRLLNVTENTNVVRKSARVKLKENKS; translated from the exons atgatGTGGCCTcaagaatatatagaattaaag CATATAGAAAATTTGCTGATTTGCGGAATATGCTATGAATTCATGGATACATCTGTTATGACATCATGCTCTCATAACT ATTGTTCTTTATGTATCAGAAAGTATTTACATTACAAAACTCAATGTCCTGCGTGCTTTGCAGAAACTTTTGAAAAGGATTTAAGGAAAAATAAAAGTCTAGATGAGATTATAGCACACTTTTCACAAATTaaagataaattaaaaagatcttTACAAATTCAGATTCAATTCACAAAATTTAATGAAGCTGATGATGTTTCTAATTCACCAAAATCATTGCTTCAAAATAAGAGTGCATATATAAATGGACAAgaaaataaagttatatatagtaaaattattaataatattcctACTTCTCAAAGTAATACTTCACCATCTATACATGTACAAAAAGATTTATCTAGTCCTAGTACAAGTGGAATACCTAGAATACCTTTAATGTTCACACCTAAAAGTAATAAACGTCCGATTATAACAAATACAGAAGAAACTAAGATTGTTATATGTCCAGTATGTAAAGTTACCATTTCAGagttaaaaataaacagacatCTTGATGATTGTTTAAAAAGGGAATCTGTGAAAGAGAAACCTCAAAT aataGAATCGAAACGTAAACCGCTGCCAAAATTAGTATTTAGTTTAATGAAAGATGCTGtattaaaaaagaaagcaaAGGAATTTGGTTTGTCTTTACAAGGAGATCGGAAAGCTTTAGAAACGCGACTACAGAGATATATTGTTCTTTATAATGCAGAATGTGACAAACTAAATCCACGACCAGTCACAGAACTAGTAAAACAATGTGAAGATGAAGAGAACCTAGAAAAAAAAGTTAACAAAACATcctttctaaat AAATTACAAGTTACTAAAAACACAGAAGAAAATGCTATAGAAGATGAACGAAGAAAATATT TGGAAACGCACAAAAATAGCTTTGACAGTCTAATTAATAAGATCAAAAATGTACAATCTTCACAAAAGCCATCAGCACGGCGTAGTTTGTTAATGACAAGTACAGAACGTAATGAGGATGTTTCACCAAAACGTCAAATGATGAGTGAAAATTTGAATGATTCAATGATACATACAGAACAAACTGATCTTAAGCTGTCAAATTCTGATGCATATATTCCAGATTCTGATTCAGATACTTCTTGTCCATTACAAATGTACTCTAGTATTGATCCAAACAAATTTCTTACTGTAGAATTATCTTCTGATAATAATGTTTCGGGTAATAAATCTGAGAATGATGAAACAAATGATGATCAAAAAGCAcctatatttaattattcatcTATGAAAATAAATGAGGCAGAGAAAAGTAACAGTTCAGATGCGTTTAGTGATACATCTATTCATGATAAAATAACAGAAtcagaaatgaaaaattcatcTTATAAGAATACATTAAAaagtaatttgaaaaattcaccTAATACTTCCAAATATAAGAAATTGCtacaaagaagaaagaaatcatCTTTAAAAAATGAAGTGGAACAGACAGAGTCTGCTACTACAAGTATGAAATGTCTTGATTCTGATAGCATTTCAGATCAAAAGGAAGAAGGAGATGAAAGATCAAAATCTATCTTGCAAGATATTGCATGTGATTTATCAAGTAATGATAGTATTGACAGTAAATTTAATCATG GAAAATTACGTTCTATTAACCTTGGATTTTTAGATAGTAAAGTAATTAGTCCTTCAAATTTggagaaagaaaatataatttcttctCCTGAATGCAGTAAAAATGGTTCTAATCGAAAAAGAACTCGCGATTTGATACAAACTGATAATAATCTCATGTCAAATAACATgaaaaaagttaaaaaatcgTCTCTGTGCTCCACGATTGAGACCAAAGAATTAAGTAATGAAGAGTCTTCATATGCTTTAAATGATGAAAAAATGGAATATGCACTGAATAAATCACGATTGAGAAAACGATTGTTAAATGTTACAGAAAATACCAACGTCGTAAGAAAATCTGCTAGAGTAAAGcttaaagaaaataaatcataa
- the LOC126914047 gene encoding xylulose kinase, with translation MGAASNATYLGLDLSTQQLKAVVVDNNLAVLHETSVQFDNDLPEFRTHGGVIQKKAEPHVVVVPTLMWVKALDMILDKLRVCGVDFSKVAAISGCAQQHGTVYWGKGSRNQLQQLDPAKFLHEQLATSFSVTTSPVWMDSSTTKECNMLDEIVGGPEKLAEITGSRAYERFSGPQIAKIARTRPEAYSNTERISLISSFLASLFFGDFAPIDWSDGSGMNLLNIHTKDWDDVLLEACGIGLREKLGKPVSSCSNIGPISSYFVERFGFDEACRVIAFTGDNSGSLIGMRLKEGDIACSLGTSDTLFLWLNKPKTAFEGHIFCNPLDDNAYMALLCFKNGSLTRERIRDSAAQGSWQIFNELLESTPRGNFGNLGLYFDAQEILPFVIGDHRFNKANEEISRYSSKEVEVRALIEGQFVAKRAHAEDFGFVIGPNTRIIATGGASTNKSILQVLSDVFNSPVYISEVANSAMMGAAYQAKHGLLRNESNFDEITRCLPEPTLVCRPYNDAETIYKSMVVRYRKIVEKIKNKTSTKQTV, from the exons ATGGGCGCTGCTTCAAACGCGACATACTTAGGGCTTGATCTCAGCACGCAGCAG TTGAAAGCAGTTGTCGTCGATAACAATCTCGCTGTTCTCCATGAAACCAGTGTACAGTTTGACAATGATCTACCAGAATTTAG AACGCACGGGGGCGTCATTCAGAAAAAAGCTGAGCCGCACGTAGTGGTGGTTCCCACTTTGATGTGGGTTAAGGCTCTGGACATGATTCTCGATAAGTTGCGCGTGTGTGGCGTCGATTTTAGCAAGGTGGCCGCTATTTCCGGATGCGCACAG CAACATGGCACAGTTTACTGGGGCAAGGGCAGTCGAAATCAATTGCAACAATTGGATCCTGCGAAATTCTTGCACGAACAGCTGGCCACCTCTTTCTCGGTGACAACATCACCTGTGTGGATGGATTCCAGCACCACCAAAGAGTGTAACATGTTAGACGAGATCGTCGGTGGCCCAGAA AAATTGGCGGAGATAACGGGATCACGGGCGTACGAAAGGTTCTCAGGGCCTCAAATAGCAAAAATAGCACGCACCAGACCGGAAGCCTACAGCAACACTGAG AGAATCTCTCTGATTAGCAGTTTCCTCGCTTCCTTGTTTTTCGGCGATTTTGCGCCGATCGATTGGTCCGATGGCTCTGGAATGAACTTGTTAAATATTCATACGAAAGATTGGGATGACGTCCTATTAGAG GCTTGCGGTATTGGTCTACGAGAAAAACTCGGGAAACCAGTTTCCTCATGCAGCAATATCGGTCCAATTTCGTCCTATTTCGTCGAAAGATTCGGCTTCGACGAGGCATGCCGTGTAATTGCGTTCACGGGCGACAACTCAGGTTCTCTAATAG gAATGAGACTGAAAGAAGGAGATATCGCTTGCAGCTTGGGGACAAGTGATACTCTGTTCTTATGGTTGAACAAACCGAAAACTGCTTTCGAAGGACACATATTTTGCAATCCTCTTGATGATAACGCTTACATGGCTTTACTTTG CTTCAAAAATGGATCTTTGACTCGCGAAAGAATACGCGACAGTGCGGCGCAGGGCTCTTGGCAGATCTTCAACGAGCTACTGGAAAGTACGCCGCGGGGAAATTTTGGGAATTTAGGTTTATACTTCGATGCACAAGAAATTTTGCCATTTGTCATTGGTGATCATCGATTCAATAAAGCGAACGAAGAGATATCTCGTTACAGTTCGAAGGAGGTGGAAGTGAGAGCCTTGATCGAAGGGCAATTCGTTGCAAAAAGAGCTCACGCTGAAGATTTTGGTTTCGTCATAG GGCCAAATACACGTATTATTGCGACAGGAGGTGCATCCACAAATAAATCTATACTTCAAGTTCTTTCCGATGTTTTTAATTCACCAGTATACATATCG GAAGTAGCTAATTCGGCTATGATGGGCGCTGCCTATCAAGCAAAACATGGTTTATTGCGAAATGAATCCAACTTTGATGAGATAACACGCTGCTTACCAGAACCGACACTTGTATGCCGTCCTTATAATGATGCAGAAACA atATACAAATCAATGGTTGTACGTTACCGAAAGATCGtagagaaaattaaaaataagacAAGTACGAAACAAACtgtataa
- the LOC126914098 gene encoding uncharacterized protein LOC126914098: MNLTRFAIKSTIVGGIVYYTYAEGLWSKSEETAKLYEKLYVNVAPYVKENVPEEITKEWAQLPSVSHITSFMKTSWNKGVMTSMEFISNIPTHTCNGATNLYETVQKYIQDLNL; the protein is encoded by the exons ATGAATCTAACCCG GTTTGCCATAAAATCCACTATTGTTGGTGGTATCGTATATTATACTTATGCGGAAGGATTGTGGTCAAAATCCGAAGAAACTGCTAAATTGTATGAAAAACTGTATGTAAATGTTGCTCCGTATGTGAAAGAAAATGTACCTGAAGAGATTACTAAGGAG TGGGCCCAACTACCAAGTGTATCACATATTACAAGTTTCATGAAAACATCTTGGAACAAGGGTGTTATGACCAGTATggaattcatctctaatataccaACACATACTTGTAATGGTGCTACTAATCTATACGAAACTGTGCAAAAGTACATACAAGACCTTAATCTTTAA